A genomic region of Pyrus communis chromosome 14, drPyrComm1.1, whole genome shotgun sequence contains the following coding sequences:
- the LOC137715171 gene encoding uncharacterized protein: MGGSGVMRSVAKVAGIGGVVHGGMLRGAPGVPLPTGHSVRKASIPVAATLTAQNYGGGEVAAIEKPASDAVDDFVDWQVVGAGEDDLVMSGGEPMPRVVFDAAPSFKEAKEATAELKDALDKVYLSSPKSTDLGEPSAAAGVARLPLIKNPEPEEMGSLLPTRTSVPKHALQAFEMLSRSSEAQNVVASITSDPNIWNAMMENSAVKQFMANKNCNLNTEEYAADTYPASPKKLEDESEKSNSLEDMLGGFVQKIKLTVDKWVNDLSSFIQNIFEPPAAETEADGANTGAVVASAFMGLAVMVVMVVLTKRA; this comes from the exons ATGGGAGGCAGCGGAGTCATGAGGTCTGTGGCAAAGGTGGCCGGGATCGGCGGCGTGGTCCACGGCGGCATGCTCCGTGGCGCGCCGGGGGTTCCTTTGCCGACTGGTCATTCGGTTCGCAAGGCCTCAATTCCTGTGGCAGCGACCCTCACGGCTCAGAACTACGGCGGAGGTGAAGTGGCAGCGATCGAGAAGCCTGCGTCGGACGCGGTCGATGACTTCGTCGACTGGCAGGTGGTCggcgccggagaagatgacctGGTGATGTCGGGCGGCGAGCCGATGCCGAGGGTTGTCTTCGACGCTGCGCCGAGCTTCAAGGAGGCCAAAGAGGCCACCGCTGAATTGAAAGACGCCCTCGATAA GGTGTATCTTTCTTCGCCCAAATCTACTGATTTGGGGGAGCCGTCTGCTGCTGCTGGTGTGGCTAGGCTGCCTCTGATAAAAAACCCTGAACCTGAGGAGATGGGATCCCTACTTCCTACTAGGACTTCAGTGCCGAAACATGCTCTTCAAGCATTTGAAATGCTGAGTAGAAGTTCTGAAGCTCAG AATGTTGTTGCTTCAATTACAAGTGACCCAAATATCTGGAATGCTATGATGGAAAATTCTGCGGTCAAGCAATTTATGGCCAACAAGAACTGTAATCTTAACACGGAAGAGTATGCTGCAGATACTTATCCAGCTTCACCCAAGAAGCTTGAAGATGAATCAGAGAAATCTAACAGCTTGGAAGATATGCTCGGTGGTTTTGTGCAGAAAATCAAGCTTACTGTGGATAAGTGGGTCAATGATTTGTCGTCATTCATCCAGAACATTTTCGAACCCCCTGCAGCTGAGACTGAAGCAGACGGAGCGAATACAGGGGCGGTTGTAGCATCTGCGTTCATGGGACTGGCGGTTATGGTTGTTATGGTGGTCTTGACGAAGCGTGCTTAG